One part of the Solanum dulcamara chromosome 8, daSolDulc1.2, whole genome shotgun sequence genome encodes these proteins:
- the LOC129900544 gene encoding protein disulfide isomerase-like 5-2 — MKNNMLFLFISIFLLPSIAAAETGQQKQQFSVDGGKVLELDESNFDAAISTFDYILVDFYAPWCGHCKRLAPQLDKAARVLADLKEPISIAKIDADKYKRVGSKYGIDGYPTLKIFMHGVPTEYYGPRKADLLVRFLKKFVAPDVVILNSDSAISEFVEAAGTSFPIFIGFGLNESAMSHFAVKYKKRAWFSVAKDFSDKTMEFYDFDKIPALVARHPNYDEQSIFYGPFEEKFIEDYIKQSLLPLTLPITEETLRLLKDDDRKVILTILEDETDDRSKGLVKLLKAAASANRDFAFVFVGFKQWQGFAESFEVSKKTKLPKMVVWDGDEEYFSVVGSDSVEDEDQGSQITRFIQGYKDGNIIQKRISSGSFMGFINSMIGIGTVTIIVFVVAVVMMIQSLKEEPLTVGTRDEGDHPSSSTSQPEARQPLRSGEKQNKED, encoded by the exons ATGAAAAACAATATGCTTTTCCTCTTTATCTCCATCTTCCTCCTGCCGTCGATCGCCGCGGCGGAAACTGGGCAGCAGAAGCAACAGTTCTCCGTTGACGGCGGGAAAGTATTGGAACTTGATGAGTCCAACTTCGATGCTGCAATTTCCACCTTTGATTATATTCTCGTCGATTTCTATGCTCCTTGGTGTGGGCACTGCAAACGTCTTGCTCCTCAG TTGGACAAAGCTGCTCGCGTTCTTGCTGATTTGAAGGAGCCCATAAGTATTGCAAAAATAGATGCTGACAAGTACAAACGTGTTGGTTCAAAATATGGCATCGA TGGATATCCAACTTTAAAGATATTTATGCATGGTGTTCCAACAGAATATTATGGACCAAGAAAAGCAGATTTACTTGTACGATTCTTGAAGAAGTTTGTTGCTCCTGATGTGGTCATACTTAATTCTGACTCAGCTATTAGTGAATTTGTTGAAGCAGCCGGCACTAGTTTTCCTATATTCATAGGCTTTGGTTTGAATGAATCTGCTATGTCACATTTTGCTGTAAAATACAAGAAGAGAGCATGGTTCTCTGTGGCAAAAGATTTCTCGGATAAAACCATGGAATTCTATGATTTTGACAAAATACCTGCTTTGGTAGCTCGTCATCCAAACTATGATGAGCAAAGCATCTTCTATGGCCCCTTTGAAG AAAAATTCATTGAGGATTATATCAAGCAGAGTTTGCTCCCGCTGACTTTGCCCATTACTGAAGAAACTCTGAGATTGCTGAAAGATGATGACAGAAAAGTTATTCTAACAATTTTGGAAGATGAGACTGATGATAGGTCCAAGGGATTAGTGAAGCTCCTGAAAGCTGCTGCATCTGCAAATCGCGACTTCGCATTTGTTTTTGTAGGGTTCAAGCAATGGCAAGGGTTTGCTGAATCATTTGAAGTTTCTAAGAAAACTAAACTGCCAAAAATGGTTGTTTGGGATGGCGATGAGGAGTACTTTTCA GTTGTTGGCTCGGACAGCGTTGAAGATGAAGATCAGGGGTCCCAAATTACACGATTTATTCAAGGATACAAAGACGGAAATATTATACAGAAACGTATTAGCTCTGGTTCTTTCATGGGTTTCATAAACTCAATGATCGGGATTGGAACAGTGACCATCATAGTGTTTGTGGTTGCGGTGGTGATGATGATCCAGTCTTTGAAAGAGGAACCCTTAACTGTTGGTACAAGGGATGAGGGAGATCATCCGAGCAGCTCCACCTCTCAGCCAGAAGCCAGACAACCACTTCGTTCTGGAGAGAAACAAAACAAGGAAGATTAA
- the LOC129900487 gene encoding uncharacterized protein LOC129900487 isoform X2: protein MSSRGLLPLMNLVKLNGVPILQQLHLEERLLRTSSHNWCIVNDGTNEPTIVMGISGSVLQDKIPVIKRFSGGGTVIVDHRTVFITFICNTDALPSVQPYPRPIMSWSSQLYSKVFQGVGDFSLRENDYVFGNRKFGGNAQSITKRRWVHHTSFLWDYEMMNMAYLKLPKRAPDYRQARDHSDFICRMKDYISRQEFISRTISALGSQFCVTPLELESSDCPDDAKFVPSTRLLGKQDLEECFESESGNVILQSL from the exons atgAGTTCACGAGGGCTGCTGCCATTGATGAATCTTGTTAAACTTAATGGAGTTCCAATTCTGCAACAGTTGCATTTGGAGGAGCGGCTACTTAGGACCTCATCTCATAATTGGTGTATCGTGAATGATGGAACCAATGAACCCACCATTGTCATggggatttcagg TTCTGTTTTGCAAGACAAGATTCCAGTAATAAAGAGGTTTTCTGGAGGGGGCACTGTAATTGTCGATCACCGGACAGTTTTCATCACTTTCATATGCAACACAGATGCTCTCCCTAGTGTACAACCATATCCTAGGCCCATCATGTCATGGAGCAGCCAACTGTATAGCAAAGTGTTTCAAGGAGTAGGAGATTTCTCTCTTCGTGAAAATG ACTACGTTTTTGGCAACCGCAAGTTTGGGGGAAATGCTCAATCTATCACAAAAAGGCGTTGGGTTCATCATACGTCCTTTCTGTGGGATTATGAGATGATGAACATGGCTTATCTCAAACTTCCAAAACGAGCTCCTGACTATCGACAG GCAAGAGACCATTCTGACTTTATTTGCCGCATGAAGGATTATATATCTCGACAAGAATTCATCAGTAGAACCATTTCTGCACTTGGCAGCCAGTTTTGTGTAACTCCTCTGGAGCTTGAATCATCTGACTGTCCCGATGACGCGAAATTCGTGCCCTCCACTAGACTACTTGGAAAACAAGACCTAGAGGAATGTTTTGAGTCTGAATCTGGGAATGTCATACTTCAGTCACTGTAA
- the LOC129901455 gene encoding adenylate kinase, chloroplastic-like isoform X2: protein MASCCSLSFPTVSSKGNKPSSSPISSYLQLPFTSHLPFSKKKSLYSNHTLLQPQCRKTPSPDGPSFLYDLVHIAAGDLLRAEIAAGTENGRRAKEYMDKGQLVPNEIVVTMVKERLMCPDSQEKGWLLDGYPRSLSQAVALKEFQPDLFILLEVPEDILVERVVGRRLDPVTGRIYHLKYSPPETDEIAARLTQRFDDTEEKVKLRLHTHHQNVESVLSIYKDFIFQVDGSVSKEEVFTQIDGALTQLLEAKEDLEP, encoded by the exons ATGGCTTCGTGCTGTTCATTGAGCTTCCCAACAGTCTCTTCAAAGGGTAACAAGCCTTCCTCATCACCAATTTCTTCTTATCTTCAGCTCCCCTTTACTTCCCACTTGccattttctaaaaaaaaatcactttatTCCAATCATACCCTTCTACAACCTCAATGCCGGAAAACCCCATCACCGGATGGTCCCAGTTTCTTG TACGATTTGGTGCATATTGCTGCTGGAGATTTATTGAGGGCCGAAATTGCTGCAGGCACTGAAAATGGGAGGAGAGCAAAGGAGTATATGGATAAGGGACAACTGGTACCAAATGAGATAGTTGTCACG ATGGTCAAAGAGCGGTTGATGTGTCCAGACTCTCAAGAAAAAGGCTGGCTTTTAGATGGATATCCACGGAGCTTGTCTCAAGCAGTAGCTCTCAAAGAGTTCCAGCCAGACCTCTTTATTCTTCTGGAA GTACCTGAAGATATACTTGTTGAGAGAGTGGTTGGCCGTAGACTAGATCCTGTAACTGGGAGAATATACCATTTGAAGTATTCTCCGCCAGAGACAGATGAAATTGCTGCAAGGCTTACCCAGCGCTTTGATGATACAGAAGAAAAG GTGAAGCTGCGTCTGCACACTCACCATCAAAATGTGGAATCAGTTCTCTCAATATACAAAGATTTTATATTCCAG GTGGACGGGAGCGTTTCCAAAGAGGAGGTATTTACTCAGATTGATGGTGCATTAACTCAACTTCTTGAAGCTAAGGAAGATTTGGAGCCATAA
- the LOC129900487 gene encoding uncharacterized protein LOC129900487 isoform X1, with product MSSRGLLPLMNLVKLNGVPILQQLHLEERLLRTSSHNWCIVNDGTNEPTIVMGISGKPAELLEISSVLQDKIPVIKRFSGGGTVIVDHRTVFITFICNTDALPSVQPYPRPIMSWSSQLYSKVFQGVGDFSLRENDYVFGNRKFGGNAQSITKRRWVHHTSFLWDYEMMNMAYLKLPKRAPDYRQARDHSDFICRMKDYISRQEFISRTISALGSQFCVTPLELESSDCPDDAKFVPSTRLLGKQDLEECFESESGNVILQSL from the exons atgAGTTCACGAGGGCTGCTGCCATTGATGAATCTTGTTAAACTTAATGGAGTTCCAATTCTGCAACAGTTGCATTTGGAGGAGCGGCTACTTAGGACCTCATCTCATAATTGGTGTATCGTGAATGATGGAACCAATGAACCCACCATTGTCATggggatttcagg AAAACCAGCTGAACTTCTTGAAATCAGTTCTGTTTTGCAAGACAAGATTCCAGTAATAAAGAGGTTTTCTGGAGGGGGCACTGTAATTGTCGATCACCGGACAGTTTTCATCACTTTCATATGCAACACAGATGCTCTCCCTAGTGTACAACCATATCCTAGGCCCATCATGTCATGGAGCAGCCAACTGTATAGCAAAGTGTTTCAAGGAGTAGGAGATTTCTCTCTTCGTGAAAATG ACTACGTTTTTGGCAACCGCAAGTTTGGGGGAAATGCTCAATCTATCACAAAAAGGCGTTGGGTTCATCATACGTCCTTTCTGTGGGATTATGAGATGATGAACATGGCTTATCTCAAACTTCCAAAACGAGCTCCTGACTATCGACAG GCAAGAGACCATTCTGACTTTATTTGCCGCATGAAGGATTATATATCTCGACAAGAATTCATCAGTAGAACCATTTCTGCACTTGGCAGCCAGTTTTGTGTAACTCCTCTGGAGCTTGAATCATCTGACTGTCCCGATGACGCGAAATTCGTGCCCTCCACTAGACTACTTGGAAAACAAGACCTAGAGGAATGTTTTGAGTCTGAATCTGGGAATGTCATACTTCAGTCACTGTAA
- the LOC129900489 gene encoding protein phosphatase 1 regulatory subunit INH3, translating into MATRTREIAPPATGTVTVTLTLGNPSESALSSSSSSQQQQPIETLTLKLKPKRRVSWKPGTVDNEFLNKKSSKKCCIFHKEKPFDEDDSDDDDADDKENDPSKKSHHGDHCCSKQDHGYEASTSYSEDH; encoded by the coding sequence ATGGCCACACGGACGAGAGAAATTGCACCGCCGGCGACCGGAACGGTGACAGTAACCCTTACCCTAGGAAACCCATCGGAATCTGCGctgtcatcatcatcatcgtcaCAACAGCAACAACCAATCGAAACCCTAACTTTGAAACTGAAACCAAAGAGGAGAGTATCGTGGAAACCAGGAACTGTGGATAACGAGTTCCTTAACAAGAAAAGTTCCAAAAAATGTTGCATTTTCCATAAAGAAAAGCCTTTTGATGAAGACGATAGCGATGATGATGATGCCGATGACAAAGAAAATGACCCATCAAAGAAGAGTCATCATGGGGATCATTGTTGTTCTAAACAGGATCATGGATACGAAGCTAGTACGAGTTATTCTGAAGATCACTGA
- the LOC129901455 gene encoding adenylate kinase, chloroplastic-like isoform X1, giving the protein MASCCSLSFPTVSSKGNKPSSSPISSYLQLPFTSHLPFSKKKSLYSNHTLLQPQCRKTPSPDGPSFLVVGSAKKQEPLRVMISGAPASGKGTQCELITKKYDLVHIAAGDLLRAEIAAGTENGRRAKEYMDKGQLVPNEIVVTMVKERLMCPDSQEKGWLLDGYPRSLSQAVALKEFQPDLFILLEVPEDILVERVVGRRLDPVTGRIYHLKYSPPETDEIAARLTQRFDDTEEKVKLRLHTHHQNVESVLSIYKDFIFQVDGSVSKEEVFTQIDGALTQLLEAKEDLEP; this is encoded by the exons ATGGCTTCGTGCTGTTCATTGAGCTTCCCAACAGTCTCTTCAAAGGGTAACAAGCCTTCCTCATCACCAATTTCTTCTTATCTTCAGCTCCCCTTTACTTCCCACTTGccattttctaaaaaaaaatcactttatTCCAATCATACCCTTCTACAACCTCAATGCCGGAAAACCCCATCACCGGATGGTCCCAGTTTCTTG GTTGTGGGGTCTGCGAAAAAGCAAGAACCTTTGCGGGTAATGATATCAGGAGCTCCTGCTTCTGGTAAAGGAACACAGTGCGAGCTCATTACCAAGAAG TACGATTTGGTGCATATTGCTGCTGGAGATTTATTGAGGGCCGAAATTGCTGCAGGCACTGAAAATGGGAGGAGAGCAAAGGAGTATATGGATAAGGGACAACTGGTACCAAATGAGATAGTTGTCACG ATGGTCAAAGAGCGGTTGATGTGTCCAGACTCTCAAGAAAAAGGCTGGCTTTTAGATGGATATCCACGGAGCTTGTCTCAAGCAGTAGCTCTCAAAGAGTTCCAGCCAGACCTCTTTATTCTTCTGGAA GTACCTGAAGATATACTTGTTGAGAGAGTGGTTGGCCGTAGACTAGATCCTGTAACTGGGAGAATATACCATTTGAAGTATTCTCCGCCAGAGACAGATGAAATTGCTGCAAGGCTTACCCAGCGCTTTGATGATACAGAAGAAAAG GTGAAGCTGCGTCTGCACACTCACCATCAAAATGTGGAATCAGTTCTCTCAATATACAAAGATTTTATATTCCAG GTGGACGGGAGCGTTTCCAAAGAGGAGGTATTTACTCAGATTGATGGTGCATTAACTCAACTTCTTGAAGCTAAGGAAGATTTGGAGCCATAA
- the LOC129900435 gene encoding receptor homology region, transmembrane domain- and RING domain-containing protein 2-like: protein MVNFWVFLLISFVSLTAYGAIGSVVLIGKNSILPFEDIEANFAPSAKGSGKCGTLYVAEPLDACSTLTNKIQPTNNFTKEPFVLIVRGGCSFEDKVRKAQAAGFKAAIIYDNAYGDIIAMSGTSAGVKILAVFISKASGEALTKYAGDPDMEVWIIPSLENSAWSIMATSFISLLAMSAVLAMCFFVRRHHIRRELHRASHVHEFHGISSRLVKAMPSLIFTSVVEDNSTSVTCAICLEDYCVGDKIRILPCRHKFHAVCVDAWLTSWRTFCPVCKRDARTSTGDPPASESTPLLSSSLRSVSSMSSLRSSLASSSVIHIGTGASQSPSVSRPQSISSSHNQHSLWSYHQSPHLTISRSSLDLQNASSQRSRAAYLISSNSLGYPCLSPLSSRYGSAYIPSPSNPSSSYIGSTSRQPNPLHHSESITSFSPFASASSLPGCES from the exons ATGGTGAATTTCTGGGTGTTTTTGTTGATTAGTTTTGTGTCTTTGACGGCTTATGGAGCTATTGGAAGTGTAGTTTTGATAGGAAAGAACAGTATTTTGCCTTTTGAAGACATTGAAGCTAATTTTG CTCCCTCAGCAAAAGGTTCAGGCAAATGTGGGACTTTGTATGTTGCAGAGCCTTTGGATGCCTGCTCAACCTTGACTAACAAGATTCAACCAACTAATAACTTCACAAAAGAACCATTTGTGTTGATAGTCAGGGGTGGATGTAGCTTTGAGGATAAAGTTAGAAAAGCACAAGCCGCAGGTTTTAAAGCAGCCATTATCTATGATAATGCATATGGTGATATAATTGCAA TGTCAGGAACCTCTGCTGGTGTGAAGATACTCGCAGTGTTCATTTCAAAAGCTTCTGGAGAAGCACTCACAAAGTATGCTGGTGACCCTGATATGGAAGTATGGATAATCCCAAGCTTGGAAAACTCAGCTTGGTCAATCATGGCTACATCTTTCATTTCATTACTTGCTATGTCTGCCGTGCTTGCAATGTGTTTCTTTGTTCGCCGACATCATATACGAAGAGAACTGCACCGAGCTTCTCATGTTCATGAATTTCATGGGATTAGTAGCCGTTTGGTTAAAGCTATGCCAAGTTTGATATTTACATCAGTTGTGGAGGATAATTCTACATCAGTGACATGTGCTATATGCCTTGAGGATTATTGTGTTGGAGATAAGATTAGAATTCTTCCATGTCGGCACA AATTTCACGCTGTGTGTGTTGATGCTTGGCTGACATCATGGAGAACCTTTTGCCCTGTCTGCAAACGAGATGCGAGGACTAGCACTGGTGATCCACCAGCATCAGAATCTACACCATTGCTTTCTTCCAGTCTGCGATCTGTATCTTCAATGTCATCTCTTAGGTCATCATTAGCTTCATCATCAGTGATACATATAGGCACAGGAGCATCTCAATCGCCTTCAGTTTCTCGTCCTCAATCAATCTCTAGCTCTCATAACCAGCATTCACTTTGGTCCTACCACCAGTCACCACATCTTACTATAAGCCGAAGTTCACTCGACCTTCAAAATGCATCTTCTCAAAGATCTCGTGCAGCTTACTTAATTTCATCTAACTCACTGGGTTATCCTTGTCTATCACCTCTTAGTTCAAGATATGGGTCTGCGTACATTCCTAGTCCTAGCAATCCTTCGTCGAGCTATATTGGATCAACAAGTCGGCAGCCTAACCCACTGCATCACAGTGAATCAATTACTAGCTTTTCACCATTTGCTTCAGCTAGCTCTCTTCCTGGATGTGAGTCATGA
- the LOC129900487 gene encoding uncharacterized protein LOC129900487 isoform X3 yields the protein MMEPMNPPLSWGFQGELNFHPLLCSVLQDKIPVIKRFSGGGTVIVDHRTVFITFICNTDALPSVQPYPRPIMSWSSQLYSKVFQGVGDFSLRENDYVFGNRKFGGNAQSITKRRWVHHTSFLWDYEMMNMAYLKLPKRAPDYRQARDHSDFICRMKDYISRQEFISRTISALGSQFCVTPLELESSDCPDDAKFVPSTRLLGKQDLEECFESESGNVILQSL from the exons ATGATGGAACCAATGAACCCACCATTGTCATggggatttcagggtgagctcaATTTTCACCCTTTATTATG TTCTGTTTTGCAAGACAAGATTCCAGTAATAAAGAGGTTTTCTGGAGGGGGCACTGTAATTGTCGATCACCGGACAGTTTTCATCACTTTCATATGCAACACAGATGCTCTCCCTAGTGTACAACCATATCCTAGGCCCATCATGTCATGGAGCAGCCAACTGTATAGCAAAGTGTTTCAAGGAGTAGGAGATTTCTCTCTTCGTGAAAATG ACTACGTTTTTGGCAACCGCAAGTTTGGGGGAAATGCTCAATCTATCACAAAAAGGCGTTGGGTTCATCATACGTCCTTTCTGTGGGATTATGAGATGATGAACATGGCTTATCTCAAACTTCCAAAACGAGCTCCTGACTATCGACAG GCAAGAGACCATTCTGACTTTATTTGCCGCATGAAGGATTATATATCTCGACAAGAATTCATCAGTAGAACCATTTCTGCACTTGGCAGCCAGTTTTGTGTAACTCCTCTGGAGCTTGAATCATCTGACTGTCCCGATGACGCGAAATTCGTGCCCTCCACTAGACTACTTGGAAAACAAGACCTAGAGGAATGTTTTGAGTCTGAATCTGGGAATGTCATACTTCAGTCACTGTAA